DNA from Lentibacillus amyloliquefaciens:
CAGCTCACGATCAAGGTGTTTAATGGTTAAATGAATCTGTTTTTGCTGCTGGGTGAAATCATGCTGCCCAAGTGTTCTGCCAAACTGTTTCAATATTTCACCCTCACTGGCTCCAAGGGCTGATGTTGCCAATAAGGAATCTACATGTTTTGTCCATACACTGTACAGATCAACATTATGTTGTTTAAGTGATTCATCTAATTGCTTAAAAAATGAGTTTGCAGGCTGCGGAATTTGTTGTGCTATAGTGGCAAATACATCCGGTAAAGCCAGCTGGCTATATAGTATTTCCGCTTCGAGAATTTGCAGTGCATTTTTCATTTGCCGGATATGTTTCGGTCTTTCGGTTAAGAGAG
Protein-coding regions in this window:
- the spoIIIAB gene encoding stage III sporulation protein SpoIIIAB; translation: MQWIGALLFIGTTTLVGFNISTLLTERPKHIRQMKNALQILEAEILYSQLALPDVFATIAQQIPQPANSFFKQLDESLKQHNVDLYSVWTKHVDSLLATSALGASEGEILKQFGRTLGQHDFTQQQKQIHLTIKHLDRELDEAQDDQYKYSKMAKSLGLLCGVFIVLLLI